The following are encoded together in the Vicinamibacterales bacterium genome:
- a CDS encoding glycosyltransferase family 2 protein has protein sequence MTRLSVVIPAYNEARFIGTLLERIRRVDLAPLGVAPEIIVVDDGSRDDTAAIAEAVEGVRVIRMERNGGKGRAVRAGIEAAAGELLIIQDADLEYDPRDYLPMLRALLEGRADAVYGSRYLGRGRHPNQSLAAYIGGRSLSAIGWALTGRYLTDTVTAYKLFRRADLAALPLATTGFELDHEITARLLARGKTIVEVPIGYAPRSREEGKKIGARDWLIGTRTFWRYRKG, from the coding sequence GTGACGCGTCTGTCCGTCGTCATTCCGGCCTACAACGAAGCGCGGTTCATCGGGACGCTGCTCGAACGCATCAGGCGCGTCGACCTGGCGCCGCTCGGGGTGGCGCCGGAAATCATCGTCGTCGACGACGGGTCGCGCGATGACACGGCAGCGATCGCGGAAGCGGTGGAGGGGGTTCGCGTGATCCGGATGGAGCGCAACGGCGGCAAGGGACGCGCCGTGCGCGCCGGGATCGAGGCAGCCGCCGGCGAGCTGCTGATCATCCAGGATGCCGACCTGGAGTACGACCCGCGCGACTACCTGCCGATGCTTCGCGCGCTGCTCGAGGGGCGCGCCGACGCCGTGTACGGCAGCCGCTATCTCGGACGCGGCCGCCACCCCAACCAGTCGCTCGCCGCCTACATCGGCGGCCGGAGCCTCAGCGCCATCGGCTGGGCGCTGACGGGCCGCTATCTGACAGACACCGTCACGGCCTACAAGCTCTTTCGCCGCGCCGATCTGGCGGCCCTTCCGCTCGCGACGACCGGCTTCGAGCTGGATCACGAGATCACGGCGCGGCTCCTCGCAAGAGGGAAGACGATTGTCGAAGTGCCGATCGGCTACGCGCCGCGCAGCCGCGAGGAGGGCAAGAAGATCGGCGCGCGCGACTGGTTGATCGGGACGCGGACGTTCTGGCGCTATCGGAAGGGCTAG
- a CDS encoding 2-phospho-L-lactate transferase CofD family protein, with amino-acid sequence MHQGPSTRAGALGVVVFTGGRGSGALVRQLVARKGVSLTLAINGYDDGASTGQVRRFLRDSLGPSDFRKNASRVARELLSAPEALIDALDRRLGAGTTAEAALAELEALAREWPPLAPYIDAFIDEYRRRGDFTFDDCSVGNIVFAGAYLAAGRDFNAAVDRYCALLSLPDGLIENVTDGRNAHLVALDAEGRLLRTEEAIVDGRRQNTIDRIFLVDRVPSEAEARAIERMPRDEAIRALEARRPGLALNPRLARKIAGADVIIYAPGTQHSSLFPSYLTPGLGDAIGSNLRAIKLLLTNIQTDAEIAGSTAVDLVDRALRYLRHNVSSPLPAPCLITHYLMNEPGRAETAPYVQLGPVELMEDPRLVRIGAYEDGVSGLHDAARVLEPFIDTLLAPRRTTRIAVLLHDSGSVNKTTESMLEMVRGGIQEQPIDVVVFCLGAFDFDPHFTAGLPFDVRVVPDAPQFLDAVREGEFDYVGLFESSGMYRGEDLVALLAQLTDRRLDAVWGSRRLSVRDIQESYRYRYRSSPVLGAVSFVGSHVLSLACLVLYGRYMSDTLSAVWAVRASDALEVGTLTDRMVNERLLARLLRRRASVLEMPVHFMPISPDRVRRTSALEGLHALVTLISLWL; translated from the coding sequence GTGCATCAGGGACCCTCGACGCGCGCCGGCGCGCTCGGCGTCGTGGTGTTCACGGGCGGCCGCGGATCGGGTGCGCTGGTGCGTCAGCTGGTGGCGCGCAAGGGCGTCTCGCTGACCCTCGCGATCAACGGGTACGACGACGGCGCGTCGACCGGACAGGTGCGCCGCTTCCTGCGCGACAGCCTCGGTCCCTCGGATTTCCGCAAGAACGCATCGCGCGTGGCGCGCGAGCTGCTCAGCGCTCCGGAAGCGTTGATCGACGCGCTCGATCGCCGGCTCGGCGCGGGCACTACAGCCGAGGCGGCGCTGGCCGAGCTGGAGGCGCTGGCGCGCGAGTGGCCGCCGCTCGCGCCGTACATCGATGCCTTCATCGACGAGTACCGGCGCCGGGGCGATTTCACCTTCGACGACTGCAGCGTCGGCAACATCGTATTCGCGGGGGCGTACCTCGCCGCCGGACGTGATTTCAATGCCGCCGTCGACCGCTACTGTGCGCTGCTGAGCCTGCCTGACGGACTGATCGAGAACGTGACCGACGGCCGGAATGCGCATCTCGTCGCCCTCGATGCCGAAGGACGGCTGCTCCGCACCGAGGAGGCGATCGTGGACGGCCGCCGTCAGAACACGATCGACCGCATCTTCCTCGTCGATCGCGTGCCGAGCGAGGCCGAAGCCCGGGCGATCGAGCGGATGCCGCGCGACGAGGCAATCCGGGCGCTGGAGGCGCGCCGCCCCGGGCTGGCGCTGAACCCGAGACTGGCGCGGAAGATCGCCGGCGCGGATGTGATCATCTACGCGCCCGGCACGCAGCACTCGAGCCTCTTTCCCTCGTACCTGACGCCCGGCCTCGGCGACGCGATCGGCTCGAACCTGCGCGCCATCAAGCTGCTGCTGACCAACATCCAGACCGACGCCGAGATCGCCGGCAGCACCGCCGTCGATCTCGTGGATCGCGCGCTGCGCTATCTGAGACACAACGTCAGCTCTCCGCTGCCCGCGCCGTGTCTGATCACCCACTACCTGATGAACGAGCCAGGCAGGGCCGAGACGGCGCCCTACGTTCAACTCGGTCCGGTGGAACTGATGGAGGATCCGCGGCTCGTGCGGATCGGCGCCTACGAGGACGGCGTGTCCGGACTGCACGATGCCGCGCGCGTGCTGGAGCCGTTCATCGACACGCTGCTCGCCCCGCGGCGGACGACGCGCATCGCCGTGCTCCTGCACGACTCCGGTTCCGTGAACAAGACCACCGAATCGATGCTCGAGATGGTGCGGGGCGGGATCCAGGAGCAGCCGATCGATGTGGTCGTCTTCTGCCTGGGCGCGTTCGACTTCGATCCGCACTTCACGGCCGGTCTGCCGTTCGACGTCCGCGTCGTGCCGGATGCACCCCAGTTCCTCGACGCGGTGCGCGAGGGGGAATTCGATTACGTCGGGCTGTTCGAATCCTCCGGCATGTATCGCGGGGAAGACCTGGTCGCGCTGCTCGCGCAGTTGACCGATCGCCGGCTGGATGCGGTCTGGGGAAGCCGCCGCCTCTCGGTGCGCGACATCCAGGAGTCGTATCGCTACCGGTATCGCTCGAGCCCCGTGCTCGGCGCCGTCAGCTTCGTCGGCAGCCACGTGCTCAGTCTGGCCTGCCTGGTTCTGTACGGGCGTTACATGTCCGATACGCTCTCGGCCGTGTGGGCCGTCCGGGCCTCGGACGCGCTCGAGGTGGGGACGCTCACCGATCGCATGGTCAACGAGCGGCTGCTGGCGCGGCTGCTGCGCCGCAGAGCCAGCGTGCTCGAAATGCCGGTCCACTTCATGCCGATCTCGCCGGATCGGGTGCGGCGGACCAGCGCGCTCGAAGGGCTGCACGCGCTCGTGACGCTGATCTCGTTGTGGCTCTGA
- a CDS encoding NTP transferase domain-containing protein gives MALSRLLVIPAAGRGTRLSADTPKPLVSVGGRSMLDRLADLYTPFVDGIVVIASPVSRAAVSRWASGRAAIVVEQAAPTGMLDAILLAAPAVEARRPDAVWITWADQVGVLPGTLRRVVEAEEQRPGPAMIVPTVTRSDPYIHFTRDARGRIAGLLQRREGDAMPGEGEGDVGVFAMAREIFRKELQEFAGRAAAGSGTGERNFLPFIPWLARRQNVVTIPCSDPMEAIGVNTPEDLQVVEAWLASRSGA, from the coding sequence GTGGCTCTGAGCCGGCTGCTCGTCATCCCTGCCGCCGGCCGCGGAACGCGCCTGAGCGCAGACACTCCCAAGCCTCTCGTCTCCGTCGGCGGCCGCTCGATGCTCGATCGCCTGGCAGATCTCTACACGCCGTTCGTCGACGGCATCGTCGTGATCGCCAGTCCGGTTTCACGCGCAGCCGTGTCGCGCTGGGCCTCCGGGCGGGCGGCAATCGTCGTCGAGCAGGCAGCCCCGACCGGGATGCTGGATGCGATTCTGCTCGCCGCGCCGGCAGTCGAGGCGCGCCGCCCCGACGCCGTCTGGATCACCTGGGCGGATCAGGTTGGCGTGCTGCCCGGCACGCTGCGGCGTGTGGTGGAAGCGGAAGAGCAGCGTCCCGGACCCGCGATGATCGTGCCGACCGTCACGCGCAGCGACCCGTACATCCACTTCACGCGCGACGCTCGCGGACGCATCGCCGGACTCCTCCAGCGGCGCGAGGGGGATGCGATGCCCGGGGAAGGGGAAGGGGATGTCGGCGTCTTCGCGATGGCGCGGGAGATCTTCCGGAAGGAGCTGCAGGAGTTCGCAGGACGCGCCGCCGCCGGCAGCGGAACCGGGGAGCGCAACTTCCTTCCGTTCATCCCCTGGCTGGCACGACGGCAGAACGTCGTCACTATTCCGTGCAGCGATCCGATGGAGGCGATCGGCGTCAACACTCCGGAAGATCTGCAGGTCGTCGAGGCCTGGCTCGCGTCACGGAGCGGCGCGTGA
- a CDS encoding lysylphosphatidylglycerol synthase transmembrane domain-containing protein, which yields MPRALKILIAVVLTALVLYWSSPSAILAAAAAMDWRWLGAAVGLVFVDRTLMALRWIDLLVALAPGTRPPLRTVLRVFFLSSFVSNFIPSVGADLYRAYALSRYDVHLAESTASVLMDRALGVLSVVVVAAAALPFATVEGTRDLVLLLAAMAAVCAVAAAVVFSERAAAIVRAAAGLVPIALLHRVTAALTDAVRAYATHHRAVARVLALSIAVQAFRVLQAWCLGRGLGLDLALTTYFAFIPLIVFIMQVPVTPNGLGTTQLAFDRFLVPQGAPRPEVFALSMLFLGLGFIGTLPGAVLYAFAPAGARAGTRG from the coding sequence GTGCCGAGAGCGCTCAAGATTCTCATCGCCGTCGTCCTGACGGCGCTCGTTCTCTACTGGTCCAGTCCGTCCGCGATCCTCGCCGCCGCCGCGGCGATGGACTGGCGGTGGCTCGGCGCCGCGGTCGGGCTCGTGTTCGTCGATCGCACGCTGATGGCGCTGCGGTGGATCGACCTGCTCGTCGCGCTCGCCCCAGGGACGCGCCCGCCGCTGCGGACGGTGCTGCGCGTCTTCTTCCTCAGCTCGTTCGTCAGCAACTTCATTCCCAGCGTCGGCGCCGATCTCTACCGCGCCTACGCACTCTCCCGCTACGACGTGCACCTGGCGGAATCGACCGCGTCGGTCCTGATGGATCGCGCGCTCGGCGTGCTCTCCGTGGTGGTCGTCGCCGCGGCGGCGCTGCCGTTTGCGACGGTGGAAGGGACGCGCGACCTGGTGCTGCTGCTGGCCGCCATGGCCGCGGTTTGCGCCGTGGCTGCAGCGGTCGTGTTCAGCGAGCGCGCCGCGGCAATCGTCCGCGCGGCCGCCGGCCTGGTTCCGATCGCACTGCTGCATCGCGTGACCGCGGCGCTGACGGACGCCGTGCGCGCCTACGCGACGCACCACCGCGCCGTCGCCCGCGTGCTGGCGCTCTCGATCGCGGTGCAGGCATTCCGTGTGCTGCAGGCGTGGTGTCTCGGCCGCGGGCTCGGCCTCGATCTGGCGCTGACCACCTACTTCGCGTTCATTCCGCTCATCGTCTTCATCATGCAGGTGCCGGTGACGCCCAACGGCCTGGGCACCACGCAGCTCGCGTTCGACCGGTTCTTGGTGCCGCAAGGGGCGCCGCGGCCGGAAGTGTTCGCGCTGTCGATGCTGTTCCTCGGCCTCGGGTTCATCGGCACGCTGCCCGGCGCGGTGCTGTACGCGTTCGCGCCTGCGGGGGCGCGCGCCGGGACGCGCGGATAG